Proteins from a genomic interval of Schistosoma mansoni strain Puerto Rico chromosome 6, complete genome:
- a CDS encoding putative single-stranded DNA-binding protein mssp-1 has translation MQPHWPIIAAMSGHPTIANGSAISIDRHVSGPMDSSSMLIGALTPGYVRPTLSSNVLPGSSIPSAPGGFSPHHSLAYPFPHSFSVGTNQSLEPAITGRQFPNASINPSYHLQQFQQSASQPLPLPHPPVPYGQSLSYLAPSLVTAMGNGNLGHIHQTYANVPSQTPMAVNMTAHCRTFDSLKHFGSVPQTQHGRRNKSTVTSKTNLYISGLSESDTDDTVRSLVENIVQPKSCKAMVVNGRCRGSGFIDCASEEDAEKAKAHILECARTNGRKLSVKYAYENEKDALNVYVRNLPREGFSKEMLESLFQKFGHVTSVKLLETVTGFTGIGFVRFATAEQAEKAVEQMNEAKHIVRGGDKPITCKLADKADPRRRNAAPSAQAFVAAAGLHPQIPVANNLTRTAQGLSNLASLQALGQAQQSTFTPQFPLTAQLVQPLHQTPVVVPNMHSSSISSQNRNILLPSTLLQNGPCCGSTAVPVSFPSIGTNGGNGQSTISTSSYRANLVGIPQGQMPSGAQPNQGTAIVAGYADYPFSRSKSCVNVQSGNFSANNLPVYTANGNSSQSTHSAFQSVAFGTPTTSNYQGGLSYVHHQQQSQPTPSVPGAAVASNSQMVILAQTPINCLYQSSNGSTSAAYPSGVSSTSGHQKQPLLSSNNTPIACQVQNIPCNSCPVSETTTNPNSVGLITSEFQMMTFGSNSMTNASSSHSNLVTDISSCETQEWSNVGNQKLCSLNSVNTSESDLAYQTSSVLQNSHELTSSDGNVVYTTTATQNTITVSNTAEQNDTQCCSNPVQEKISSSDLTNLSGLSNEEFNVITSPNPSNHSSVSNSTYLTGNHHFSSSNLEVNGSSNSADYQSSASSSQRKNKITDKHRDSSSSNSTVCSSHCNEVVSLNDTKSASSSIQQLNRRKKNPYSSSISSHKHHSRSPSKKKSSPVSSSTEVRMPTSCTILNPSSP, from the exons ATGCAACCACACTGGCCTATCATTGCAGCGATGTCAGGTCATCCGACCATTGCTAATGGCTCAGCAATATCCATTGACCGTCATGTTTCTGGTCCGATGGATTCTAGCAGTATGCTTATTGGTGCACTTACGCCTGGTTATGTACGACCGACTCTCTCTTCCAATGTTTTACCTGGCTCATCAATCCCTTCAGCACCTGGTGGATTCAGTCCTCATCACAGTTTGGCTTACCCTTTCCCCCATTCATTCTCTGTTGGTACCAACCAGTCGCTTGAACCTGCTATTACTGGGCGTCAATTTCCCAATGCTTCCATAAATCCTTCTTACCACCTACAACAGTTCCAACAATCGGCTTCCCAGCCCTTACCCTTGCCTCATCCACCTGTTCCATATGGCCAGTCGTTGTCTTACTTAGCACCTTCCCTAGTAACAGCTATGGGTAATGGCAACCTTGGTCACATACATCAAACTTATGCAAATGTACCATCACAGACACCGATGGCAGTTAATATGACAGCACACTGCCGTACATTTGATTCTTTAAAGCACTTTGGTTCTGTTCCTCAAACACAG CATGGTCGTCGGAATAAATCAACTGTCACTTCCAAGACCAATCTATATATAAGTGGATTAAGCGAATCTGATACAGATGATACAGTTCGTTCACTTGTTGAAAACATTGTTCAGCCCAAATCTTGCAAAGCAATGGTTGTCAACGGAAGATGCAGAG GTTCAGGTTTTATTGATTGCGCTTCTGAAGAGGATGCAGAAAAAGCGAAAGCACATATTTTAGAATGTGCCAGAACTAATGGACGCAAATTATCAGTGAAATATGCATATGAGAATGAAAAAGATGCTCTTAATGTTTATGTACGCAATCTTCCACGTGAAGGTTTTTCAAAAGAGATGTTGGAAAGTTTGTTTCAAAAATTTGGTCATGTTACATCAGTTAAACTTCTTGAAACAGTTACTGGATTTACAG GAATCGGTTTTGTTCGTTTTGCCACAGCTGAACAAGCGGAAAAAGCAGTTGAACAAATGAATGAAGCAAAACATATTGTTCGAGGTGGGGATAAACCCATAACTTGTAAACTGGCTGATAAAGCAGATCCTAGACGACGTAATGCTGCTCCTAGTGCACAAGCGTTTGTTGCCGCTGCTGGATTACATCCACAAATACCTGTTGCTAATAATTTAACGCGTACAGCTCAAGGTCTCTCTAATCTTGCTTCTCTTCAAGCTTTAGGTCAGGCTCAACAATCTACCTTTACTCCTCAATTTCCTCTAACTGCACAGTTAGTGCAACCTTTGCATCAGACTCCTGTTGTTGTTCCAAATATGCATTCATCTTCAATATCCTCACAAAACCGTAATATTTTATTACCATCAA CATTATTGCAGAATGGTCCATGTTGTGGTAGTACAGCTGTCCCAGTTTCATTCCCTTCCATTGGAACGAATGGGGGTAATGGTCAGTCGACTATTTCTACTAGTTCTTACAGAGCTAACTTAGTCGGGATACCTCAAGGTCAAATGCCTTCTGGGGCTCAACCAAATCAAGGAACGGCAATTGTTGCTGGATATGCTGATTATCCCTTCAGTCGTTCCAAATCATGTGTCAATGTTCAATCCGGAAACTTCTCAGCTAACAATCTCCCTGTTTATACGGCAAATGGTAACTCCTCTCAATCCACTCATAGTGCTTTCCAATCAGTTGCATTTGGAACTCCTACAACTTCTAATTATCAGGGAGGATTATCGTAtgttcatcatcaacaacagtcACAACCGACacct AGTGTTCCTGGAGCTGCAGTTGCAAGCAATTCTCAAATGGTTATTTTGGCTCAGACCCCTATTAATTGTCTTTATCAATCATCAAATGGATCCACGTCAGCCGCTTATCCATCAGGTGTTTCATCAACTAGTGGTCATCAGAAGCAACCACTTCTTTCCTCTAATAACACTCCCATTGCTTGTCAGGTGCAAAATATACCATGTAATTCGTGTCCAGTTTCAGAAACAACTACAAATCCAAATTCTGTTGGTTTAATTACCTCTGAATTTCAAATGATGACTTTTGGTTCAAATAGCATGACTAACGCTTCATCATCTCATTCAAACTTGGTGACTGATATTTCTTCTTGCGAAACACAAGAATGGTCAAATGTTGGTAACCAAAAACTATGTTCTTTGAATTCTGTCAACACTTCAGAGAGTGACTTAGCTTATCAAACATCATCTGTTCTTCAAAATTCACACGAGTTAACTTCAAGCGATGGGAATGTTGTttatactactactgctactcaAAATACTATTACTGTGTCTAACACAGCAGAACAAAATGATACTCAATGTTGCTCAAATCCTGTGCAAGAAAAAATTAGTTCTTCAGATCTTACTAACTTATCGGGTTTGTCCAATGAAGAATTTAATGTAATCACTTCACCTAATCCTTCTAATCATTCTTCCGTTTCAAATTCTACTTATTTAACGGGGAACCATCATTTCTCTTCGTCTAATCTAGAAGTTAATGGTTCATCGAATTCTGCTGACTATCAGTCAAGTGCTTCATCATcacaaagaaaaaataaaataacggACAAACATCGAGATTCATCATCGTCAAATTCAACCGTTTGTAGTAGTCATTGTAATGAGGTGGTCAGTTTAAATGATAccaaatcagcatcatcatctaTACAACAGTTGAATAGACGAAAGAAAAATCCTTATTCATCTAGTATTAGTAGTCATAAACATCATTCAAGATCTCCGTCGAAGAAAAAGAGTTCACCTGTTAGCAGTAGTACCGAAGTTCGTATGCCAACTAGTTGCACGATTTTAAACCCATCGTCTCCTTAA
- a CDS encoding neurogenic differentiation factor produces MFYKSIEEYNIQLKCQYSVSKLKRLKANRRERARMHALNNALEQLRIILPHSSCESIKLSKIETLRRARDYIISLIDLLNKSPHSNQSINQPIIIQ; encoded by the exons ATGTTTTACAaatcaattgaagaatataataTTCAATTGAAATGTCAATATTCAGTAAGCAAATTAAAAAGATTAAAAGCCAATCGACGAGAACGTGCTAGAATGCATGCATTGAATAATGCATTAGAACAGCTTAGAATTATTTTACCTCATTCTTCTTGTGAATCAATAAAACTTAGTAAAATTGAAACATTAAGG CGTGCACGTGATTACATCATATCCCTAattgatttattaaataaatctccacattcaaatcaatcaatcaatcaaccaattaTAATTCAATAA